The Periplaneta americana isolate PAMFEO1 chromosome 16, P.americana_PAMFEO1_priV1, whole genome shotgun sequence genome segment GGGTGACACTATCAATTTCCGCATCGGcgcaaaaacaaaatattatttacatcatgTTCCACAATGGTCTGAGTTCTGAGTTCATTTCCCATGTGCTCCCCTATGTAGAAAATTCATCAtgctttaataatagtaataataataataataataataataataataataataataataataaatttgttagttgggagaccggagagaaaaagaccttcggggaggccgagacgtagatgggtggataatattaaaatggatttgagggaggtgggatatgattgtagagactagattaatcttgcacaggacagggactgatagcgagcttatgtgagagaggcaatgaacctccgggttccttaaaagccatttgtaagtaagtaatttatttactgtatttataagtATTTATACTGGCACAGTTAAgaccataggaccttctcttacactctaccaagtCAAGCAGTTAAAGTTAACTAAAAGTTTAAGAACACTAACATATTaccaaaaaataatagcataacaaaatcgacagtgaaccatatgaaaataataccataatataaaaaaagtaaaatacagatctaaagactggaatataacaaaagcaactcagttagtacaaataccgtaaactggggttactttgaatacagaagaaactttgaccattttttcagaaaatcatatttaggtttctacatgctgcacttgttatagatggaggtaaatttggtacgagaatgattttatgttaatttacccCCGTCTATAAtaaatgcagcatgtagaaacctaaatatgattatctgaaaaaatggtcaaagtttcctttgtgttcaaagtaaccccacaGCTTGATGTACTAGTAGggaagctcagttggtagagcagctggctacggactggaaggtccggggttcgatcccaggtggcgacaggattttttttcgttgccaaactttcagaacgaccccgaggttcactcagcctcctataaaattgagtaccgggtctttccccgggggtaaaaggcggccagagcgtggtgccgaccacaccacctcattctagtgtcgaggtcatggaaagcatgggactctacctccataccccccaagtgccttcatggcatgttacggggatacctttaccttttacctttttactagtagggaaaacgtaaggaagaatacaacaaatggactgtaatagaataataaaaaatacaaaaaatacgaaatttaaataaaatccacaataaaaaggataTAACAAATTCATCGgtgataaaaagaaaggaaaagaaaatatatatatatattttttttgacaaaactattgcagagaaaagggcttaaaATTGGaaagaatctgaattgaaaaagtgcaattttagttaattttttaaACTAGATAATGTCAAACAGCCTCTGACATGtggtggtagagagttccagagatgagctgcagagacggtaaaTGCTTTGCagtctttttgagaatttaataGACTTCATCTGCTCTTCTGTCTTCTTCAGCACTGAAGGCTCTCTGTCTCTTAGGCTTTGAGGCAAATATCACAATGTCTTTATCTGTAGGTCATGGAGCTGACTGTAACTGACCTAGCATATATTCTTCATTTTGAGTCTCTGGAAAATACAGAGCTTAGTCTATAGTTGTTCTGTTTCAGTTTCGTTCAAACCTTttttgtttcccttgttctcattctgTAGGAAGAAGTGGATTGGAAAGTGAATATTCTCAAACATTTATTAACAGATCTAGGCAtattcatccatccaaccatcattccttcattcactaattgatttattttagctattagttatttatttatattttgtttgttttctttattcatttatctactgactatttactgatttatactaattcatttaattactgacttaattagttatttagttcaacgttgtggagtaacggtagtgCATCTGACCTTGAAATGTGCagccctgggttcaaatcctggttgggacaagatacttggttggggttttctccagggttttccctcaaccaattgaagctgaattgctgagtaactttcggtgttgaacctcggactcattttcgccatcaataattcatacatcatcatcatcatcatcatcatcatcatcatcatcatcatcatcatcatcatcatcatcatcaatacaatAGCCTGGGTTAAATTAATGGTGCGGTgtgctgtaggcctacttgaacaaGACTGTGGCCGTCtggctacccagtcattcacaaaataggagtggtaaacacaataagcgTCAGTCTGCAGTGCAAGTCTTCAGGTTCCTCTTTGTACgaggaaaaaaaattacttatttattcattcatatatttatttcagataatttaacacagaaaatggTTGGAGGGAAATTGCTAGAGAATTCAGTGTATCGTGGAATTTTCTTCGCTGCGTTGGATTGGTCGATGGAAAACATGTTGTGCAGAATCATGAAATTCCAGTACCGGTATTATGTAGAATTACCTTAGTTACAATGGAACTTTTAGTATTGTTTTAATGGCTACTGGTATTTGTGACATCAACTACTTTTCCACATTCACTGATGCAAGATGCCAGGGTACCATCACAGATGGCAGTGTATTTCGAGAAATAATTTTCTTCGAAAAAATGAGAAGGAAAACATTAAAGCAACCCCCTCTTAAAACATGTAGCGTGAAGTCAAGTACAACCATAATAACTACTCGTTATTCTGGGAAATGATGCTTTCGCCCTAAGTGAGAACTTATTTAAATCTCAGTCAGAGACTGTAGACTATACAATTACAGGCATTGTCGTGGTTATCGGACTATAGAAAACACATCTGACATAAAGAATGGACTGTTTTGTGCATTCCGAACACCATTACTTTTAAATGTAGAGAACAGAAAATGGTCACAATTGCTTGTTTGTATTtacattttctcagaaaattagTCTTAAGAAACCCTTCAGGGACAGggcctacataaaataaaaaaaactacgcGAAATAtaccaattttttaataaaaaaatcggTTCATCTATATAAATACCAAATGACGCCAAACAGCTCATCTGTTATTATATTGGTCATGCGTACTCTCGAGATAGTTAACATTCGCCTCAAATGCAGACACCCCACATGTCCATTTTAATAAATTTCTGAAAAGACATAAAAAAACTGATTATCATCAAAAGTCGTTTCACACTTTGAAGTGATTAATTTTTAGTAAAGCATAATAACATGTTCTAACGCATGACATGAATTTTTTTCCATAGTGCTGGTATTTTGTGAGTAACAATCTGAATTGCCTGAACATGTGAGTTTCTGAAACTGTTTTACAGAAGTTCCTAAATCCGTCATGATTTCATAATTCCGTGATATTAAAATAATCcacattaactgctcagaaaacaaacaaatttaagtCATGATAGTCTACATTGTTTTAATATTGGAATGAGCAAGatattaaaacaaagaaaaatggcgTAAGTGATAAATAtcagagaaaatatttatataattacagaaacatatgttacactttaatatattacaaacaaaatgaAATGATTTAATTGGATTTCGCAAGATATTCTTATCTAataatagtaacaaacaaaaggTCATGTGACAAATTTCACAGAAAACGCACACtcacttacaaatgtcttttaaggaatctggaggttcattaccgccctcaaagAAGCcagccatcggttcctatcctgatcacgattaatcctgtctctagcatcatataccaccctccttaaatccattttaatattatcctcccatctacgcctcgacaactgcaaaggtctttttccctcaagtcttccaacacactatacatttctgaattcactcctatatgctacatgccatgcccatctcaaacgcctggattatGTTTCAAATTGAAGACCTGGGTTCCAAGTATCCTATGactatttttaagattttaacttgctttattcccCTTTTCATTTTTCCATTTCAAGCCTacatataactgtgtaagtttatttagcAAATTCTCCGAAGTCTTGACTTagtgtctgcatatgtttttCCAAACGGACCTAAGggcatcaattttattttaccagtttttgCCATCTTACTAGTAACATGTCAATTGAACTTAGGGCAATCTGGAACCCGCCTCTTAAACTgatgttaggtaaagaatacaatgcatgcagttctgcatagagtaactttctccattctcgtgaacgtaacttcatccctcttagccccaaatattttcctaagaaagcTTATTCTCGGACACCCAaaagctctgttcctctctcaaagtaagagttcaagtttcacagccatacagaacaaccggtaatataactgttttataaatactgacTTTGAGTATTTGAAAGCGAACTGGATGACCAAAACTtaccaaccgaataataacaggcatttcccatatttattctgcctttaataTACTCTCAAATGTcattgtatcttcttttttatattaattgtattatttaatttctatttctattgctgTAATTATACTCCGTAttctgtatattaaaataataataataataataataataataataataataataataataaattataaataaatttactcgtctatttgtcactgttgctcgaaggaattttttatttttattttattgggttattttacgacactgtatcaacatctcaggttatttagcgtctgaatgaaatgattgtgataatgccggtgaaatgagtccgaggtccagcaccgaaagttacccagcatttgctcgtattgggttgaaggaaaaccccggaaaaacctcaatcaggtaacttgcaccgaccgggattcgaacccgggccacccgttactccacaggtgtgggctcgaaggtatttctattttcaaaagataaatttcaaaatttttatttgaatttcgtactatgttctggttacgagacataatcctatACTTTACCTACTGAacattaatgaattaaaaaaaaaaataaataaaaaaaataatgaaatacaaaattacttaGTAGGTAAGAAATACATTTCtaagagagaaacaaagaatacgAGCTAAGCACAGTAAATTTAAAAAGGACCTAAGAGacaagaatataatttttaatgttacatAGTCTTAATTTCCACATGAGGAGTACAAGTAGACATCTTCATCAAAGTCATCCCTAAAACCTTCGCACTTATTATAATACCATTGAAAGCAGAAACAATACTGTATCACTGTGCACCAGTACTATTTTTGAGATCGTGGTCAAAGTTCATATTATACAGATGAGGCAAGTTCAATTGTTACTTGTTGTTGAGGTTTCCTTGATGTTTCTAGCTCTACGTCATCGGGTTTGTGTGGCACAAGATGGGCCAGGTTCAGTATGCGCAGCAGCTATTGGAGACACAATGTGAATTTTTGCAGATTGAGATCACCTGCAAATATTCTCACTAGAGATAGTTCACTTATCGGAATGGACAACAATGGTTCCCTCTCTGCATTCTGTTTCTCTCTGAGTGTATTCACAGAGACTCAAGAAGGCGCTACATCCTCTGGTGAAACTGCATTCCTATTGAACGGGAATATTCCAGTCTTCCAAAAGCCGGATCTTGTTGTTTAGGAACAGAAACTTTTCTTAGAGAAGGAATTAAACAGTCTATGAAAGTCATATCTGCTAAGAATTTTTCCTATATTGATACTCACTTCCTGATCCAATTCAGTGTTCAAGgcatatttcaaatatttgtgGACACTAACATGTAATGGCTGAAGCAGATGTTTTGTATGTGAAGGAAATGTCAATAAAATGAAGTGCTTGTTCTCTGCTAGCATCAATGCTTCTGAAGACAAATGGAAGTTCATAATTAGGACAGGCCTAGCAGATGGAAGTGATTTTATGAACTTTTCATCCGTTTCAGGAATATCTCACGGATTATTCAACCTTTTGGGATAACATCAATACTGGCATCACAGTGAGCATCTGTTTTCAGTGTTGGGATGTTCTGTACGCAATAAGTTCCCCCCTCCCCCCGGTATTGCATCTGTCTGTAATTCAATATTTATCTCCTAAATTGTAGGCTAGTTTCCTAATTTGCAAGAATTAGTCCAAAGTCGCATTGTTTtcataagatgaaatattattgcgTCTTAAGGAAGACATTCTACTTGATAATGCCGCACAGTACTGTAGCACAGGAAATGGATTTGGAAATGATCAATGATTTTATGAGATCACTTCTAGGGTTTAATCTTGAAAAATAGGGCAAAAAGGGAGAACACAAGAACACATTTAAATAATAAGACAGGCATTTTAAAAACCAATTTGTGACGGGATATTGGAGTGAAggaaagatggaaagaaaaaatTCTAAAACATCCTGGGTTCAAAGCGGGACAATATATTAACGCTCGAATAGAGAAAAATGTCACATTTGATAGGTTTATCCTCACTGTGTTCATggaatttaaaattgtttaatcaAATATTTCCTATCCTATAttccgatagtcaatataatgtaatataatctaaaaatattttatttagagttcagtctatttgacatatcacagtttaaaatcaataacacttacaaatgtaaatgatcattgcatattataaaattgaaattattaagtTTAAGAGGAATCATATGGTTTTTCATCATGTTATTTTAAtgatcacaattttataatttgaaatataagatgaatacaacattttagtcacaattttatcatatataattttattacctgtattcatttaaatttcaaattgttatttaTCATAAAATTAACCTGTAAATAGTTGTGTATTAATATATATAAGATTGTAAATTACAATTATCTGGTATGCATTTCACagtaaagatatgaaaaattgtataagatattgtgagtcaaatgcctgatgatgcccaagggcgaaaatgtttgcatttcaattttataatatggaatgatcatttacatttgtatgtgttattgattttaaaatgtgatatgtcaattagactgaactctaaataaaatattattagattatattacaaatatttccTATTTCACTCCTTGTGTGTAACCGAGAGATGTTTTTTGAGAATTCTCGAATGCGTGAAGgaaattccacatatatcacatttCACAGAATTATCTCTAGTATGCTGCTTGAATAAATGTACCCTAAGAGCACTTGATTGTGAAAAACATTTCTCACACtcatcacatttgaatggtttttcgccTGTGTGAGTCCGTACATGGTCTACAAGAATTGCTAATCTTGAAAAACTTCTTCCACAATCATTGCATTTGAAGGGTCTCTCGCCGGTGTGAGTACGAATATGCATTCTATAAATAGCTGACGTTGTGAAACATTTTCCACAGTCACTgcatttgaacggtttctcgccCGTGTGAGTACGAAGATGGGTTGTTAGGCATCCTTGTTGAGCAAAACATTTCCCACAGATATtgcatttgaaaggcttctcgccCGTATGTGTACGCATATGTCCAGATAAATGTCCCCATTGTAAGAAAAATTTCCCGCAGGTACCGCATTTGAATTTTCTTTCGCTGACGTTAGGAGCCTCCAAGGACTTGTCAGAAATACTCCTTCCTGATGAGCTTATAATTTTGCTACTGCGAGAGTGTGATTTCAACTTGTTCCTTCTTCTGTAAATCTGATCGGAACCCTGGGAATCAAGTGCACTTTCGCAGCTAGAATTCTCCGACCAGACACAATTTCCAGGACTTGTAGGCTTCACATCCTCGATTTCGTTCCCGTTGGTATTCAGAAtgctgcaataaaataaaatatgtgctgAAGAAtgtttgctctagagtatgccgttaggaaagtccaggacaacagagagggtttggaattgaacgggttacatcagctgcttgtctatgcgggtgacgtgaatatgttaggagaaaatccacaaacgattagggtaaacacgggaatttttctggaagcaagtaaagagataggtttggaagtaaatcccgaaaagacaaagtatatgattatgtctcgtgatgggaatatgtacgaaatggaaatataaaaattggaaatttatcttttgaagaggtggggaagttcaaatatcttggagcaacagtaacaaatataaatgatagtcgggaggaaattaaacacaaaataaatatgggaaatgcctgtaattattcggttgagaagtttttctcatccagtctgctgtcaaaaaatctgaaagttagaatttataaaacagttatattaccggttctgtatggttgtgaaacttggactctcactttgagggaggaacacaagttaagggtgtctgagaataaggtgcttaggaaaatatttgggactaagagggatgaagttacaggagaatggagaaagttacacatcacacaactgcacgcattgtattcttcacctgacataattaggaacattaaatccagacgtttgagatgggcagggcatgtagcacgtatgggcgaatccagaaatgcatgaatagtgttagttgggagataggaggggaaaaagacctttggggaagccgagacgcagctgggaggataatattattaaaacggatttgagggaggtgggatatgatgatggagaatggattaatcttgctcaggatagggaccaatggcgggcttatgtgagggcggcaatgaacttccgggttccttaaaagcaattaagtaagtaagtaagtgctgaagaatgaataatgttgaaactgatcagcaaGAGAAAAATAATTGGCTGGATGACTAAggagaaactgactactgaaggatgcactagaaggcaTGGTGAACAGGTGAAGAATTCGGGGCAAAAAAAATCAGATAATAGACAAGATTAAAATATATGTGGGTCATAAACGAGGATtaacaggaaggaagaaaatagggaagattcgAGAATGTTGTGTTTGCAGTGAGACATCTGCCTTTAGGTAGAAAATTGTGAAGTAATGAAGGAAATTAACGAAATATCTTGTTCATATTAAAATCAACGTATTCAAAAAGTAGAATGATGAAacattgtgtagaccaatttaccgacaaagtCATTGTCCAgcgtgcgccataggaggctggtctatgaTATACCCACGATGAGATGAGATTATTACAGACATTTGTTCGTATGTCACATGGAAACTGGAGCTCCAGGAGAAAGCCCCTGTACTATCTGGACAACgggatttccaaaaaaaaaaaaagttataaatccAGGTATACAAGGGATCAAACCTGGGTTAACAGTGCTAAG includes the following:
- the LOC138691803 gene encoding zinc finger protein ZFP2-like isoform X3 yields the protein MDLIKTEPEVDPLAVLICDVEDREEANPSPDDRNFLTPDIRQPTLETTDQSCAPIWEVKIEDTHVTSPIVKHEPEEEIFGEIALKEENKLEVATEEGEVSTESILNTNGNEIEDVKPTSPGNCVWSENSSCESALDSQGSDQIYRRRNKLKSHSRSSKIISSSGRSISDKSLEAPNVSERKFKCGTCGKFFLQWGHLSGHMRTHTGEKPFKCNICGKCFAQQGCLTTHLRTHTGEKPFKCSDCGKCFTTSAIYRMHIRTHTGERPFKCNDCGRSFSRLAILVDHVRTHTGEKPFKCDECEKCFSQSSALRVHLFKQHTRDNSVKCDICGISFTHSRILKKHLSVTHKE